In Streptomyces sp. NBC_00704, a genomic segment contains:
- a CDS encoding MoaD/ThiS family protein: protein MAKVTVRYWAAAKAAAGVAEEPHDAATLAEALAAARERHPGELVRVLQRCSFLVDGDPVGTRAHETVRLADGGTVEVLPPFAGG, encoded by the coding sequence ATGGCAAAGGTCACGGTGCGCTACTGGGCGGCCGCCAAGGCCGCGGCCGGAGTCGCCGAGGAGCCGCACGACGCGGCCACGCTCGCCGAGGCGCTCGCCGCCGCGCGGGAGCGACACCCCGGCGAACTCGTGCGTGTCCTGCAACGATGCTCGTTCCTCGTCGACGGTGACCCCGTGGGCACCCGCGCACATGAGACGGTACGGCTGGCCGACGGCGGCACGGTCGAGGTGCTCCCGCCGTTCGCAGGAGGGTGA
- a CDS encoding response regulator transcription factor: MSSLLLLTNALQPSTEVLPALGLLLHNVRVAPAEGPALVDTPGADVILVDGRRDLPQVRSLCQLLRSTGPGCPLLLVVTEGGLAAVTADWGIDDVLLDTAGPAEVEARLRLAMGRQQIVADDSPMEIRNGDLSVDEATYSAKLKGRVLDLTFKEFELLKYLAQHPGRVFTRAQLLQEVWGYDYFGGTRTVDVHVRRLRAKLGPEHESLIGTVRNVGYRFVTPEKGERQSDETKAGTDRSGRAKTEDADNAAAQDAAEVAADA, translated from the coding sequence ATGAGTTCTCTGCTGCTCCTGACCAACGCTCTCCAGCCGTCGACGGAAGTGCTGCCGGCCCTCGGCCTGCTGCTGCACAACGTGCGGGTGGCCCCGGCGGAAGGCCCCGCCCTGGTCGACACCCCCGGCGCCGACGTCATCCTCGTCGACGGCCGCCGCGACCTGCCCCAGGTCCGCAGCCTGTGCCAGCTGCTGCGCTCCACGGGCCCGGGCTGTCCGCTCCTCCTGGTCGTGACCGAGGGCGGCCTCGCGGCCGTCACCGCCGACTGGGGCATCGACGACGTGCTGCTCGACACCGCCGGTCCGGCCGAGGTCGAGGCGCGGCTGCGGCTGGCCATGGGCCGCCAGCAGATCGTGGCCGACGACTCCCCGATGGAGATCCGCAACGGCGACCTGTCGGTGGACGAGGCGACCTACAGCGCGAAACTGAAGGGGCGGGTCCTGGACCTCACCTTCAAGGAGTTCGAGCTGCTGAAGTACCTCGCCCAGCACCCGGGCCGGGTGTTCACCCGCGCCCAGCTGCTCCAGGAGGTCTGGGGCTACGACTACTTCGGTGGCACCCGCACGGTCGACGTCCACGTGCGGCGTCTGCGCGCCAAGCTCGGCCCCGAGCACGAGTCGCTGATCGGAACGGTCCGCAACGTCGGTTACCGATTCGTTACCCCTGAGAAAGGGGAGCGGCAGAGCGACGAGACGAAGGCCGGGACGGACCGGTCCGGGCGGGCAAAGACGGAGGATGCGGACAACGCGGCGGCCCAGGACGCCGCCGAGGTCGCGGCGGACGCCTAG
- a CDS encoding LacI family DNA-binding transcriptional regulator, with protein MAKVTRDDVARLAGTSTAVVSYVINNGPRPVAPATRERVLAAIKELGYRPDRVAQAMASRRTDLIGLIIPDARQPFFGEMAHAVEQAASERGKMVLVGNTDYVAEREVHYLRAFLGMRVSGLILVSHALNDQAAAEIDAWDARVVLLHERPEAIDDVAVVTDDLGGAQLAVRHLLEHGHAYVACVGGTAETPSVGDPVSDHVEGWRRAMDEAGISTEGRLFEAPYNRYDAYRVSLELLSGPDRPPAVFCSTDDQAIGLLRAARELRIDVPGELAVIGFDDIKEAALADPPMTTIASDRSAMARAAVDLVLDDGLRVAGSRRERLRVFPSRLVARRSCGCEQPAAAVRP; from the coding sequence GTGGCAAAGGTGACTCGCGATGACGTGGCACGGCTGGCGGGGACTTCCACCGCGGTCGTCAGCTACGTGATCAACAACGGACCCCGGCCGGTCGCCCCGGCCACGCGCGAGCGTGTCCTCGCCGCCATCAAGGAGCTGGGGTACCGGCCCGACCGGGTCGCCCAGGCGATGGCGTCCCGGCGCACCGACCTCATAGGCCTGATCATCCCCGACGCCCGTCAGCCGTTCTTCGGCGAGATGGCGCACGCGGTCGAGCAGGCCGCCTCCGAGCGCGGGAAGATGGTGCTGGTCGGCAACACCGACTACGTCGCCGAGCGCGAGGTCCACTATCTGCGGGCGTTCCTCGGGATGCGGGTCTCCGGCCTGATCCTCGTCAGCCACGCGCTCAACGACCAGGCGGCCGCCGAGATCGACGCCTGGGACGCGCGCGTGGTGCTGCTGCACGAACGGCCCGAGGCCATCGACGACGTCGCCGTCGTCACCGACGACCTCGGCGGCGCCCAGCTCGCCGTACGCCACCTCCTGGAGCACGGCCACGCCTACGTGGCCTGTGTCGGCGGCACCGCCGAGACCCCCTCCGTCGGCGACCCGGTCTCCGACCACGTCGAGGGCTGGCGGCGGGCCATGGACGAGGCCGGCATCAGTACCGAGGGCCGCCTCTTCGAGGCGCCGTACAACCGCTACGACGCCTACCGCGTCTCCCTGGAACTGCTGTCCGGCCCCGACCGCCCCCCAGCCGTCTTCTGCTCCACCGACGACCAGGCCATCGGCCTGCTGCGCGCGGCGCGCGAGCTGCGCATCGACGTGCCCGGCGAGCTGGCGGTCATCGGCTTCGACGACATCAAGGAAGCGGCCCTCGCCGACCCGCCCATGACGACGATCGCATCGGACCGCTCGGCGATGGCCCGCGCCGCGGTCGACCTCGTCCTGGACGACGGTCTGCGGGTGGCCGGGTCGCGGCGCGAGCGGCTCAGGGTGTTCCCCTCCCGCCTGGTGGCCCGCCGCTCCTGCGGCTGCGAGCAGCCCGCGGCGGCGGTCCGTCCGTGA
- a CDS encoding S1C family serine protease produces the protein MTESFRRSGEYENPYQAPYEGARQHASSPASPVPPAPVNREWPPPPAYRPAAQPPVEPTAVWQTQTAGGAGDGHGGDDGHGGGAAAPFGATAAGPTPPGRKKRARGPFALLAAVAVVAAAIGGGTAYGIQELTGKDTVVSSSTTTSVVPSGKTGDVATIAESVSPSVVEVGATLANGTSTGSGVIITGDGEIVTNNHVVAGANSIKVTTSDGKSYTAKVVGTDSKKDLALIKLVNASGLKAATLGNSDGVKVGDTVVAIGSPEGLTGTVTSGIVSALNRDVTVSTGENQGQQQQGGGGDNWPFQFGGRQFNGDTGESTTTYKALQTDASLNPGNSGGALINAAGDIIGINSAMYSAAADSSSSDAGSVGLGFAIPVNTVKADLATLRAGGSDS, from the coding sequence ATGACCGAGAGCTTCCGCCGCAGCGGCGAGTACGAGAACCCGTACCAGGCCCCGTACGAGGGCGCCCGGCAGCACGCCTCCTCCCCCGCGTCTCCCGTGCCCCCCGCCCCGGTGAACCGGGAGTGGCCGCCCCCGCCGGCGTACCGGCCGGCCGCGCAGCCGCCGGTCGAGCCCACCGCCGTGTGGCAGACGCAGACCGCGGGCGGCGCGGGCGACGGGCACGGCGGGGATGACGGGCACGGCGGGGGCGCGGCCGCTCCGTTCGGCGCGACGGCCGCCGGGCCGACCCCGCCCGGCAGGAAGAAGCGCGCCCGCGGCCCGTTCGCGCTGCTCGCCGCCGTGGCGGTCGTGGCGGCCGCGATAGGCGGCGGCACGGCCTACGGCATCCAGGAGCTGACCGGCAAGGACACCGTGGTCTCGTCGTCCACCACCACCAGCGTGGTGCCGTCCGGCAAGACGGGTGACGTGGCCACCATCGCGGAGTCGGTCAGCCCGAGCGTCGTCGAGGTCGGCGCCACGCTCGCCAACGGGACCTCCACCGGCTCCGGCGTGATCATCACCGGCGACGGGGAGATCGTCACCAACAACCACGTCGTCGCGGGCGCGAACTCGATCAAGGTGACGACCAGCGACGGCAAGTCGTACACGGCCAAGGTCGTCGGCACCGACAGCAAGAAGGACCTCGCGCTGATCAAGCTGGTGAACGCCTCCGGACTCAAGGCGGCCACCCTGGGGAACTCCGACGGCGTCAAGGTCGGCGACACGGTCGTGGCGATCGGCTCGCCCGAGGGCCTGACCGGCACCGTCACCAGCGGCATCGTCTCCGCCCTGAACCGGGACGTGACCGTCTCCACGGGCGAGAACCAGGGTCAGCAGCAGCAAGGCGGCGGCGGGGACAACTGGCCGTTCCAGTTCGGCGGCCGGCAGTTCAACGGGGACACCGGCGAGTCCACCACGACGTACAAGGCGCTCCAGACGGACGCCTCCCTCAACCCCGGCAACTCCGGCGGCGCGCTGATCAACGCGGCGGGCGACATCATCGGCATCAACTCCGCGATGTACTCCGCCGCGGCGGACTCGTCCTCCTCCGACGCCGGCAGTGTCGGCCTCGGCTTCGCCATCCCGGTCAACACCGTCAAGGCCGACCTCGCCACGCTGCGGGCCGGCGGATCCGACAGCTGA
- a CDS encoding response regulator transcription factor has translation MSPAEGDRETQRILIVDDEPAVREALQRSLAFEGYGTEVAVDGADALEKAIAYRPDLVVLDIQMPRMDGLTAARRIRGAGDTTPILMLTARDTVGDRVTGLDAGADDYLVKPFELDELFARVRALLRRSSYAASAGAGAPADDDALAFADLRMNLATREVTRGGRPVELTRTEFTLLEMFLAHPRQVLTREQILKAVWGFDFEPSSNSLDVYVMYLRRKTEAGGEPRLVHTVRGVGYVLRQGGAE, from the coding sequence ATGAGCCCCGCCGAAGGCGACCGCGAGACCCAGCGCATCCTGATCGTCGACGACGAGCCGGCGGTGCGCGAAGCACTCCAGCGCAGCCTCGCCTTCGAGGGCTACGGCACGGAGGTCGCCGTGGACGGCGCGGACGCGCTGGAGAAGGCGATCGCCTACCGCCCCGACCTGGTCGTGCTGGACATCCAGATGCCGCGCATGGACGGCCTGACGGCGGCCCGCCGCATCCGGGGCGCGGGCGACACCACCCCCATCCTGATGCTGACGGCCCGCGACACGGTCGGCGACCGGGTGACGGGACTGGACGCGGGCGCCGACGACTACCTCGTCAAGCCGTTCGAACTCGACGAGCTGTTCGCCCGGGTGCGGGCCCTGCTGCGGCGCAGTTCCTACGCGGCGTCGGCCGGCGCCGGGGCCCCGGCCGACGACGACGCCCTCGCCTTCGCCGACCTGCGCATGAACCTCGCGACCCGGGAGGTGACGCGCGGCGGACGCCCGGTCGAGCTGACCCGCACCGAGTTCACGCTGCTGGAGATGTTCCTCGCGCACCCGCGCCAGGTCCTCACCCGCGAGCAGATCCTCAAGGCGGTCTGGGGCTTCGACTTCGAGCCCTCCTCCAACTCGCTGGACGTGTACGTGATGTACCTGCGGCGCAAGACGGAGGCGGGCGGGGAACCACGCCTGGTGCACACCGTGCGGGGCGTGGGGTACGTGCTGCGGCAGGGCGGGGCCGAGTGA
- a CDS encoding sensor histidine kinase: MNGVGRRFRALPIRARLSLLVAAAVAFAVAAVSVTCWFIVQGKLYDQVDHDLEKSLGMPRLQDQAEAAVNNCTTKTSLDTGNGPPRSTYYQVVTEDGRSCVTPYSVGSVKVTEADRDLIKQGDDTHGKFRNGTDSEGNDVRVLTLPGLTVADPSTQSASNAALLIALPLKNTQSTLNDLALLLLLVSGIGVVGAGAAGLAVARAGLRPLDKLTEAVEHVARTEDLTVRIPVEEDAEDEVARLSRSFNSMTASLAGSHELQQQLIADAGHELRTPLTSLRTNIELLTRSEETGRPIPEADRKALLASVKAQMTELAALIGDLQELSRSDDQRGERVQVVSFEDIVESALRRARLRGPELTITASLEPWYTRAEPAALERAVVNVLDNAVKFSPEGGTVDVRLADGTLTVRDHGPGIAADELPYVFDRFWRSPGARALPGSGLGLSIVARTVEQAGGQVTLAGANGGGTVATLRLPGAPVPPPDEPPAGSPQLP; the protein is encoded by the coding sequence GTGAACGGGGTCGGACGGAGGTTCCGGGCCCTGCCCATCCGGGCCCGGCTGTCGCTGCTGGTCGCCGCCGCGGTGGCGTTCGCGGTGGCGGCGGTGTCGGTGACCTGCTGGTTCATCGTGCAGGGGAAGCTGTACGACCAGGTCGACCACGATCTTGAGAAGTCGCTGGGCATGCCGCGGCTTCAGGACCAGGCCGAGGCCGCGGTCAACAACTGCACCACGAAGACATCGCTGGACACCGGCAACGGGCCGCCGCGCAGCACCTACTACCAGGTGGTCACGGAGGACGGAAGGTCCTGCGTGACGCCGTACTCCGTCGGGTCTGTCAAGGTGACCGAGGCCGACCGGGACCTCATCAAGCAGGGAGACGACACCCACGGGAAGTTCCGCAACGGCACCGACTCGGAGGGCAACGACGTACGCGTCCTCACCCTGCCCGGACTCACGGTCGCCGACCCGTCCACGCAGAGCGCCTCCAACGCCGCCCTCCTCATCGCGCTCCCTCTGAAGAACACCCAGTCCACGCTCAACGACCTCGCCCTTCTGCTCCTCCTGGTCTCCGGGATCGGCGTCGTCGGCGCCGGCGCCGCCGGGCTCGCCGTCGCGCGGGCCGGCCTGCGGCCGCTCGACAAGCTCACCGAGGCCGTCGAGCACGTGGCCCGGACCGAGGACCTGACCGTGCGGATCCCCGTCGAGGAGGACGCCGAGGACGAGGTGGCCCGGCTCTCCCGCTCCTTCAACTCGATGACCGCCTCCCTCGCCGGCTCCCACGAACTCCAGCAGCAGCTGATCGCGGACGCCGGGCACGAGCTGCGCACCCCGCTGACCTCCCTGCGCACCAACATCGAGCTGCTCACCCGCAGCGAGGAGACGGGCCGTCCGATCCCCGAAGCGGACCGCAAGGCGCTGCTCGCCTCCGTGAAGGCGCAGATGACCGAGCTGGCCGCGCTCATCGGCGACCTTCAGGAGCTGTCCCGCTCCGACGACCAGCGCGGCGAGCGCGTGCAGGTGGTGTCCTTCGAGGACATCGTCGAGTCGGCGCTGCGCCGGGCCAGGCTGCGCGGTCCGGAGCTGACCATCACCGCCTCGCTGGAGCCCTGGTACACGCGGGCGGAGCCCGCCGCGCTGGAGCGTGCGGTGGTCAACGTCCTGGACAACGCGGTGAAGTTCAGCCCCGAGGGCGGCACGGTCGACGTGCGGCTCGCGGACGGCACGCTGACCGTGCGCGACCACGGCCCCGGCATCGCCGCCGACGAACTCCCCTACGTCTTCGACCGTTTCTGGCGCTCGCCCGGGGCCCGCGCCCTTCCCGGTTCGGGGCTCGGCCTGTCGATCGTCGCCCGCACGGTGGAGCAGGCCGGCGGCCAGGTCACCCTGGCCGGTGCGAACGGCGGCGGCACGGTGGCGACGCTCCGGCTGCCGGGCGCGCCCGTCCCTCCCCCGGACGAACCCCCCGCCGGCTCGCCGCAACTTCCCTAG
- a CDS encoding pectinesterase family protein codes for MSEHRRTSPEPAGTPAPVGTAGSTAPAGPRHRRGGKALTAGLPLALIAAGAFAYGTEPGLFGAVGQASAAAATTAAPDWATASADGFASVHALGQNGTYGGRDGRTVTVKTLADLEKYATAPEPYVIVVAATITMNPVGKEIKVQSDKTIVGSGTAGQIVGGGFFLGQGVHNVIIRNLTIRDAYQGVWNDKEHDYDGIQMDGAHHVWIDHNDIRHMADGLIDSRKDTTYLTVSWNRLGQDNKAFGIGWTDNVTADITIHHNWIRETEQRNPSTDNVAHAHLYNNFLEDVAGTAIKSSYGNYSRGRTNMVLENSYFQGMTNPVVRDATATLVQRGNLLSGTSGKNESGGSGAAWDPRTYYPYTLDKAADVPALLKSGAGPRSSIGTTPTAATKSTTAKSTTAKSATAGAGAATKGAAAQAAAATTLTVAKDGSGQYSTVQAAVNAVPANNPSRVVIAVKPGTYRELVKVPSNKPHVTIRGTGGSRKDTTIVYNNASGTPKPGGGTYGTGGSATVAVEADDFQARNLTISNDFDEAAHQDIAGQAVALRTAADKVFLDGVIVSGDQDTLLVDTASKDKLGRVYMTNSYVIGNVDFIFGRATAVIDKSVITLKKRFNGTSAGYVTAPSTAAGRKGILITDTTIGGDVSDRSFYLGRPWHAGGDASLDPQATVRNSTLSAAIRTAPWTDMSGFSWRDDRFAEYQNKGAGAGAASTDRPQLSAAQAAQQEVADWLGDWTPTAS; via the coding sequence ATGAGCGAGCATCGCCGCACGTCACCGGAGCCGGCCGGGACGCCCGCCCCGGTCGGCACGGCCGGATCGACCGCACCGGCCGGGCCCCGTCACCGCAGAGGCGGGAAGGCGCTCACGGCCGGTCTCCCCCTCGCCCTGATCGCCGCCGGCGCCTTCGCCTACGGCACGGAACCCGGCCTCTTCGGCGCGGTCGGGCAGGCCAGCGCGGCCGCCGCGACCACGGCCGCGCCCGACTGGGCCACCGCCTCCGCCGACGGCTTCGCGTCCGTCCACGCCCTGGGCCAGAACGGCACCTACGGCGGCCGCGACGGCCGGACCGTCACCGTGAAGACCCTCGCCGACCTGGAGAAGTACGCGACGGCCCCCGAGCCGTACGTCATCGTCGTCGCCGCGACGATCACCATGAACCCGGTCGGCAAGGAGATCAAGGTCCAGTCGGACAAGACGATCGTCGGCTCCGGGACCGCCGGGCAGATCGTGGGCGGCGGGTTCTTCCTCGGCCAGGGCGTCCACAACGTGATCATCCGCAACCTGACGATCCGGGACGCCTACCAGGGCGTCTGGAACGACAAGGAGCACGACTACGACGGCATCCAGATGGACGGTGCGCACCACGTCTGGATCGACCACAACGACATCCGGCACATGGCCGACGGGCTCATCGACAGCCGCAAGGACACCACGTACCTGACCGTCTCCTGGAACAGGCTCGGTCAGGACAACAAGGCGTTCGGCATCGGCTGGACCGACAACGTCACCGCCGACATCACGATCCACCACAACTGGATCCGCGAGACCGAGCAGCGAAATCCCTCCACGGACAACGTCGCGCACGCGCACCTCTACAACAACTTCCTGGAGGACGTGGCGGGGACGGCGATCAAGTCGTCCTACGGCAACTACTCCCGCGGCCGGACCAACATGGTGCTGGAGAACTCCTACTTCCAGGGGATGACCAACCCCGTGGTCCGGGACGCGACGGCCACGCTCGTCCAGCGCGGCAACCTGCTCTCCGGCACGAGCGGCAAGAACGAGAGCGGCGGGTCGGGCGCGGCCTGGGACCCGAGGACGTACTACCCGTACACCCTCGACAAGGCGGCGGACGTGCCCGCCCTGCTCAAGTCGGGTGCCGGTCCGCGCAGTTCGATCGGCACGACGCCGACGGCCGCCACGAAGTCGACCACGGCGAAGTCGACGACGGCGAAGTCGGCGACGGCCGGGGCCGGGGCCGCGACGAAGGGCGCCGCCGCTCAGGCCGCCGCCGCGACCACGCTCACCGTGGCCAAGGACGGCAGCGGGCAGTACTCGACCGTGCAGGCCGCCGTGAACGCCGTACCCGCGAACAACCCCTCGCGCGTCGTGATCGCCGTCAAGCCGGGCACGTACCGCGAGCTGGTCAAGGTGCCGTCCAACAAGCCGCACGTCACCATCCGGGGCACCGGCGGCAGCCGCAAGGACACCACGATCGTCTACAACAACGCCTCGGGCACCCCCAAGCCGGGCGGCGGCACGTACGGCACCGGCGGCAGCGCCACCGTCGCCGTCGAGGCGGACGACTTCCAGGCCCGCAACCTGACCATCTCCAACGACTTCGACGAGGCCGCCCACCAGGACATCGCCGGCCAGGCGGTCGCCCTGCGCACCGCCGCCGACAAGGTCTTCCTGGACGGCGTCATCGTCAGCGGCGACCAGGACACCCTGCTGGTGGACACCGCCTCCAAGGACAAGCTCGGCCGCGTCTACATGACGAACTCCTATGTGATCGGCAACGTCGACTTCATCTTCGGCCGCGCCACCGCCGTGATCGACAAGTCCGTCATCACGCTGAAGAAGCGCTTCAACGGCACCTCGGCCGGCTACGTCACCGCCCCCAGCACCGCCGCCGGCCGCAAGGGCATCCTGATCACCGACACCACGATCGGCGGGGACGTCTCCGACCGCAGCTTCTACCTCGGCCGCCCCTGGCACGCCGGCGGCGACGCGAGCCTCGACCCGCAGGCCACGGTCCGCAACAGCACGCTGAGCGCGGCGATCAGGACCGCGCCCTGGACCGACATGAGCGGCTTCTCCTGGCGGGACGACCGGTTCGCCGAGTACCAGAACAAGGGCGCGGGAGCGGGCGCCGCGAGCACCGACCGTCCCCAGCTGAGCGCCGCGCAGGCCGCCCAGCAGGAGGTCGCGGACTGGCTGGGGGACTGGACCCCCACCGCGTCCTGA
- a CDS encoding trypsin-like serine protease, with amino-acid sequence MTTTGKRSTALAALVTAAVIGAPLLSAHAVSGKPETDSSHAYTARLDIGGGAKGCSAVLIAPQWLATAASCFADNPADSVRIPAGAPRLKTTATIGRTDLTTAAGVVRNVVQLVPRDDRDLVLARLSAPVAGIAAPGLAATAPAADSTVSVTGYGRTKDEWAPLKLHGDSFLVDQVGATDLTVHGASGAAICAGDSGAPVVAPGGLIGVASRSDQGGCFGSDPAQTSTSGVVTRTDDIAAWIRSTTESAPFTDFNGDGAEDTAVGDPKAVVGGDAEAGAVHVVYGGGKGTAELDQDQDVVPGGAEPGDRFGYALATVDYDKDGYTDLAVSTPYEDAGTIADVGMVSVVYGSPGGLGKGRASDNYAQGEGTGGLKGAAKEKGDTLGYSLAAGITRDDEPYIVIGDPGEDVGSVVDAGSVVYVHGDTNLYLSQNAGLPGSPETGDRVGTAVAADMTNIVIGIPGEDIGDKADAGGLAVLTHTPGANAKPVVRAGIDQDLDKISGGAEKGDEMGKSVAIVPKGTNGDSIVAVGAPGESIVPSGTTTNLANGGTVFVLAFPANSDWSQQTVINQDQASVVGAVETGDRFGESLAAVNLAPGRAAPGWADLQLAVGVPGESQGTVAGAGSVQTFSLVGAPGDHDDVLYAGYNGVPGTPGANQHMGQYIDASPTHVSIGMPNGPQAGGSVYQAPWNNVVSHTDSADPNETVTVLRPGTGGIPAGGKAFGWVIR; translated from the coding sequence ATGACCACCACAGGCAAACGCTCCACCGCGCTCGCGGCCCTCGTGACCGCCGCCGTCATCGGCGCGCCCCTCCTCTCCGCGCACGCCGTGTCCGGCAAGCCCGAGACCGACTCCAGCCACGCCTACACCGCCCGCCTCGACATCGGCGGCGGCGCCAAGGGATGCTCCGCGGTCCTGATCGCCCCCCAGTGGCTCGCCACCGCCGCGTCCTGCTTCGCGGACAACCCGGCCGACTCCGTCAGGATCCCCGCCGGGGCGCCCCGGCTGAAGACCACGGCGACCATCGGACGCACCGACCTGACCACCGCCGCGGGCGTCGTCCGCAACGTGGTCCAGCTCGTCCCGCGCGACGACCGCGACCTGGTCCTGGCCCGGCTGTCCGCGCCCGTCGCCGGCATCGCCGCGCCCGGCCTCGCCGCCACCGCCCCGGCCGCGGACTCCACCGTGTCGGTCACCGGCTACGGACGCACCAAGGACGAGTGGGCCCCGCTCAAGCTCCACGGCGACAGCTTCCTGGTCGACCAGGTCGGCGCCACCGACCTCACCGTCCACGGCGCCTCCGGCGCGGCGATCTGCGCCGGCGACTCGGGCGCCCCCGTCGTCGCCCCCGGCGGCCTGATCGGCGTCGCCTCCCGCTCCGACCAGGGCGGCTGCTTCGGCTCCGACCCCGCGCAGACCTCCACCAGCGGCGTCGTCACCCGCACCGACGACATCGCCGCCTGGATCCGCTCCACCACCGAGTCCGCGCCCTTCACCGACTTCAACGGCGACGGCGCCGAGGACACGGCCGTCGGCGACCCCAAGGCCGTTGTCGGCGGCGACGCCGAGGCCGGCGCGGTCCACGTCGTCTACGGCGGCGGCAAGGGCACCGCCGAACTGGACCAGGACCAGGACGTCGTGCCCGGCGGCGCCGAGCCCGGCGACCGCTTCGGCTACGCGCTGGCCACCGTCGACTACGACAAGGACGGCTACACCGACCTCGCCGTCTCCACCCCGTACGAGGACGCCGGCACCATCGCCGACGTCGGCATGGTCTCCGTGGTCTACGGCTCCCCCGGCGGCCTGGGCAAGGGACGCGCCTCCGACAACTACGCCCAGGGCGAGGGCACCGGCGGGCTGAAGGGCGCGGCCAAGGAGAAGGGCGACACGCTCGGCTACTCCCTGGCCGCCGGCATCACCCGCGACGACGAGCCCTACATCGTGATCGGCGACCCCGGCGAGGACGTCGGCTCCGTCGTCGACGCCGGCTCCGTGGTGTACGTCCACGGCGACACGAACCTGTACCTCTCCCAGAACGCCGGACTGCCGGGCTCCCCTGAGACCGGCGACAGGGTCGGCACCGCCGTCGCCGCCGACATGACCAACATCGTCATCGGCATACCGGGCGAGGACATCGGCGACAAGGCCGACGCGGGCGGCCTCGCCGTCCTGACCCACACCCCGGGCGCGAACGCCAAGCCGGTCGTGCGCGCGGGCATCGACCAGGACCTCGACAAGATCTCCGGCGGTGCGGAGAAGGGCGACGAGATGGGCAAGTCCGTCGCCATCGTCCCCAAGGGCACGAACGGCGACTCGATCGTCGCCGTGGGCGCGCCGGGCGAGTCGATCGTCCCGTCCGGCACCACCACGAACCTGGCGAACGGCGGCACCGTCTTCGTCCTCGCCTTCCCCGCCAACAGCGACTGGTCGCAGCAGACGGTGATCAACCAGGACCAGGCGAGCGTGGTCGGCGCCGTCGAGACCGGCGACCGGTTCGGCGAGAGCCTCGCCGCCGTCAACCTCGCCCCCGGCAGGGCCGCGCCGGGCTGGGCCGACCTCCAGCTCGCCGTCGGCGTCCCCGGCGAGTCCCAGGGCACGGTGGCCGGCGCGGGCTCCGTGCAGACGTTCTCCCTGGTGGGCGCCCCCGGCGACCACGACGACGTCCTGTACGCGGGATACAACGGCGTGCCGGGCACGCCGGGCGCCAACCAGCACATGGGCCAGTACATCGACGCGTCCCCGACGCATGTCTCCATCGGTATGCCGAACGGGCCGCAGGCCGGCGGATCGGTCTACCAGGCGCCGTGGAACAACGTCGTCTCGCACACGGACAGCGCCGACCCGAACGAGACCGTCACGGTGCTCCGGCCGGGCACGGGCGGCATCCCGGCGGGCGGCAAGGCGTTCGGCTGGGTCATCAGGTGA